The genomic region CTTACACAGTTGAGGCTCTTTCTGAAACAGCAGATCGCCAAAAAGAATCTTTTAATACTCTATTACAGAGTTTAGGACAAGCTTCAGATACTGAAATTGAGTTATTAATGGCTGAACGAGAACCTGTCGAACCAGAAGAAAGTTTAACTTCTGAAGTTATTAGTCGCTTGCAAGAGCGTATGAGTAATAAAAAATTGTTAAGCTAGGAAAGCTGCTGACTAGCAACATCTAACC from Scytonema millei VB511283 harbors:
- a CDS encoding toxin-antitoxin system HicB family antitoxin, which encodes MSRLTVRLPETLHYQLVRLAQSEGVSLNQYIVYALTRQVTSAYTVEALSETADRQKESFNTLLQSLGQASDTEIELLMAEREPVEPEESLTSEVISRLQERMSNKKLLS